Genomic window (Paraglaciecola psychrophila 170):
CCGGTTTTGCTAGAGGTAACACCACAGTAAAAAACCGGTCTATAGGACCGGCCCCAAGAGTAGCAGCCGCCTCTAAAGGTCGATTACCAATAGCTTCAATTGCATTTTGAATGGGCTGTACTACAAAAGGCATGGAATATACCATCGACGCCACCACTAACCCCCAAAAGGTAAAAGGTAATGTACCTAGCCCTAATGCTTGAGTGAACTGCCCTATTGCCCCATTTGGCCCCATAGCAAGTAACAAATAAAAACCTAAAACGGTGGGTGGAAGCACCAATGGTAAAGCCACTATGGCGCTCAATGGCCCTTTAAACCAAGAGCGTGTTCTGGCTAACCACCAAGCGAGCGGAGTGGCTAATAAAAGTAGTAATATCGTAACGGTAGTAGCTAGGCGCAAGGTCAACCAGATAGTGGCTATATCGCCATCCGTAAGACTCATAGACTCTGCCCTTCATAGGAACTAAGCGTAACCAAATAACCGTATTCGGCGATAATCTTTTGAGCCTTATAGCTATGTATAAAATCTAAAAATGCTCTAGCACCTTGGCTTTTCTCAGCAGAGCGTAATAACACAACATCTTGCTTAATTGCATGATGCATGTAGTCAGGCACCAACCAATATGAGCCTTGTTTCACTTTCCTAGTGCCTAACAACTGCGACAATGCGACAAAGCCTAAATCCGCGTTACCAGAGCTTACAAACTGATAAGTTTGTGCAACATTTTCACCTCTTACCCATTTGGATTGAGTAGACTCGAGCAACGATAAATATTTAAGCACTTCGAGTGTTGCTGCACCATAAGG
Coding sequences:
- the modB gene encoding molybdate ABC transporter permease subunit, producing MSLTDGDIATIWLTLRLATTVTILLLLLATPLAWWLARTRSWFKGPLSAIVALPLVLPPTVLGFYLLLAMGPNGAIGQFTQALGLGTLPFTFWGLVVASMVYSMPFVVQPIQNAIEAIGNRPLEAAATLGAGPIDRFFTVVLPLAKPGFITATILGFAHTVGEFGIVLMIGGSIPGETRVVSVQIYDHVEALEYAQAHALSGVMIAFSFLVLLLLYTFQRKRKAVGMTYGR